A genomic segment from Pseudomonas mendocina encodes:
- a CDS encoding Ig-like domain-containing protein, whose product MMFDGAVAATAAEVADTQAADAQPTADASSSHDTLAATPTGTVDNRQEIVFVDGQVQDYQQLLAGIKPGTEVVVLDPKGDGLKQISDYLSGRSGIDAIHIVSHGLPGQVTLGSLALDKAGLDARAADLAQIGQSLDVDGDILFYGCDVGSGAAGQAFVNQIAQLTGADVAASNDPTGSVSQGGDWTLEVTSGSIEAVTPFSASAQQAFSGRLFAGTLNFSGPDAVIGTTVTDGDANSTDIPGVVIEIYSANSGNTNSNSPWEYYSDLFNNGTPDAEGIVDASGDGTPIVIIRSQDGTDFSFTGIKILDYLGAHPQITFEAFRDGISLGSVTLTTDTSDYISDFTQSNGLTASIFQNVDEIRISDPASGDGNLYVGIDNIGFADVPRPALVSATFSDNNLKIGETSTVTFTFNMAVTGFTTTDLTVPNGNISGLSSSDGGLTWTGLFTPNASVTDPANVITVNLAGVNAVSGGLAGTGTADSSNYAIDTLAPSVTSVTSSTANGTYKTGDVISVQVNFGETVTVAGTPQLTLETGSTDRVVNYASGSGTNSLTFTYTVQAGDSAADLDYISTNALGLNGGTIRDAAGNDAILSLATPGTAGSLGANKDIVINSAPGISNLNGDSMAWAGAGNTVVLDVGGNALLSDTEFGALNGGNGNWVGASLTIQRNGTALSSDILGFNTVGALFTISGSNLQSNGQTFAAFTNVGGVLTITFTSSVTAATTALVNDVAQRVTYRNDTPAGDTTIRYSLNDGTSTVTADVVVTSDIIYVTNTNDTATIDLSNGVSFSEAVAIAALDATGSQTIVFASSLAGQTLNLNTVSINESLTFDMDQASGLVLTGGTITLGGGTTQTFTHGAGDTAAINSIVAGSGALTKAGAGELSLSGAGNTFSGGTSISAGTLTVSGGNALSDSGSVSVASGATLALSGNEAVGNLSGAGSINLGNSTLSTNQSADTSFSGTISGNGGLTVSQSVSATYALTLSGSNSYSGATTLLNYGWLKLNGEASISNSSAVQVNGNSVLTLLSDQTIGSLASSAATASIQLGSYTLSAGGDNSSTTVAGVISGNGALIKQGTGTLTLAGNNTYAGSTTVSAGTLSIASDANLGAGSLILAGSTLDISGATTIDNAITLTGNSSIGNASAVTLSSAISGAYDLSKTGSGTLTLSASNSYGATYVNAGTLSVSSDANLGSGAVNLAAGTTLALTGATTIDNAIILGGNATLAASANATVSGVVSGAFTLTKTGASTLTLSGANTYGATTVSAGTLSVASDGNLGSGALTLGAGTTLAVTSAATIDNNIALSGSATVNTGANTTLSGVISGGNNLTKTGASTLTLTGNNTYSGSTSVNTGTLSIANDANLGAGSLNLANGTTLQITGSTTIDNALALTGVATINAGAAATLSGVISGSGSLTKSGSGSLTLSASNTNLGNTTVAAGTLVVDGSTNNATTVASGATLAGSGTLGGDVIVQSGGTLSPGGAGVATLTVNGNLTLNAGSTLALDINGASAGTGYDRVVVNGTVDVSGATLAVSHGYAAGSGESYTVIVNDAADAVTGTFSGVSEGGKFNAAGNGTELTTSYIGGSGNDLTLTAPIAPTVTSVSSSTPNGTYKIGDVITVTVRFDSAVNVTGTPTLTLETGATDRVLNYVSGSGTDTLSFSYTVQAGDSSADLDYTSSSALSLNGGTIKDGANQNAILTLAAPGAAGSLGANKALVVDGVRPAATSITLSDSNLRIGETATVTVTFNERVSGLDTADFSVANGTLSGLSSSDGGLTWTATFTPSANISDATNLIILDNTGVMDQAGNIGSGTTDSVNYAIDTQRPTATIVVTDSVLKAGQTTTVTITFSEAVTGLGIGDFLVENGTLSGLSSNDGGITWTATLTPSANVTDTTNLITLDNTGYTDVAGNAGTGSTDSNNYAIDTQRPTATIVVTDTALKAGQGTTVTITFSEAVSGLTTADFSVANGSLSGLSSADGGITWTATLTPSANVTDPTNLVTLDNTGYTDAAGNTGTGTTDSNNYAIDSQRPTASIAVGNTSLSIGDSTTVTITFSEAVTGLTIADFTVANGALSNLSSNDGGVTWTATLTPSADVASPTNQITLANTGYTDTAGNTGSTPTDSNNYSVDTQRPTATIVVNDTILAAGKTTTVTITFNEAVSGLALANFAVANGVLSNLSTSDNITWTATLTPNADTSDATNLITLNNSGVQDQAGNTGVGTTDSNNYAIDTQRPTATSVLVTDTELKAGQSTTVTITFSEAVSGLTTTDFSVANGMLSNLSSSDGGLTWTATLTPDANVTDATNLITLDNTGYADAAGNTGTGITTSNNYTIDTQRPTATIVVNDTALAVGETTAVTITFNEAVTGLNLADFSVANGTLSNLSTTDNITYTAILTPSGNIADSSNVITLNNAGVQDAAGNIGSGSTNSNNYTIDTQRPTATIQLSDAALAAGETATVTITFNEAVTGLSLADLSASNGTLSGLSSNDGGITWTAILTPAANVTASSNLITLNNAGVQDAAGNTGIGGTLSGNYAVDTVVPVIGSVSVPVSVQYNAGDTLTFVVNASEAVLVNGTPRLALDIGGTTVFANYIAGSGTTTLVFQYSVQPGLNDADGITVTGLQSNGGNLRDATGNAMNLTLNNVGDTSGVRIDTTAPTAALALDQAASSAGNVRYTLTFSEDVSGVDLSDFSLVSTGNAQGTLSSLVQIDARTYQITISNVVGSGSLALALNSSGTGISDSAGNVLIGGLVGQPYTQNQTAGDPEFLANPTPNAPTTPSAASQPNVPSAPPSSTTSPLFPPPLFEQPTLGGGIPPVGNIFMNNGALAPSYIAQVFASSDSGAGNGSGIGFLGFGGGDGGVFGTSSFSSMFSKEVPLESGEIQLRWGGSPSNGVGGGEILGAPTLGQQLHEIGESEQRQIRDLAWAFGQISLQAPNA is encoded by the coding sequence ATGATGTTCGACGGTGCGGTCGCCGCCACGGCGGCCGAGGTCGCGGACACACAGGCCGCGGACGCCCAGCCAACGGCGGATGCTTCTTCCAGCCATGACACTCTGGCAGCGACGCCTACTGGCACCGTCGATAACCGTCAGGAAATCGTATTCGTCGACGGCCAAGTCCAGGACTATCAACAGCTGTTGGCGGGCATCAAACCGGGCACCGAAGTGGTGGTGCTCGATCCCAAGGGCGATGGTTTGAAGCAAATCAGCGACTACCTGTCAGGACGCTCTGGCATCGATGCCATCCATATCGTCAGTCACGGGCTGCCAGGGCAAGTGACGCTTGGCAGCCTTGCCCTGGATAAAGCTGGCCTGGACGCACGTGCAGCCGACCTGGCACAAATCGGGCAGAGCCTCGATGTCGATGGCGACATTCTCTTCTACGGCTGCGATGTCGGCAGCGGTGCAGCCGGCCAGGCGTTCGTCAACCAGATAGCCCAACTTACCGGTGCAGATGTAGCTGCCTCCAACGATCCGACCGGCTCTGTTTCCCAAGGCGGCGACTGGACACTGGAAGTCACCAGTGGCTCGATCGAGGCAGTCACGCCATTCTCGGCATCGGCCCAACAAGCCTTCAGTGGGCGCTTGTTCGCGGGGACACTCAATTTCAGCGGCCCGGATGCAGTCATCGGCACGACGGTAACGGATGGGGATGCCAATTCCACTGACATTCCCGGTGTAGTAATCGAGATCTACTCAGCGAATTCAGGTAATACGAACAGTAATTCCCCTTGGGAGTACTACAGCGATTTATTCAACAACGGAACACCGGACGCTGAGGGTATAGTCGACGCCTCAGGTGACGGAACGCCGATCGTCATAATTCGCAGCCAGGACGGAACTGATTTCTCCTTCACCGGTATCAAGATCCTCGACTACTTGGGAGCTCATCCGCAGATCACCTTCGAAGCCTTCCGCGATGGCATCTCGCTGGGCAGCGTGACACTGACGACCGATACAAGTGACTACATATCCGACTTCACCCAGTCCAATGGACTAACCGCGTCGATCTTCCAGAACGTGGACGAGATCCGAATCTCGGACCCCGCTTCCGGCGATGGCAACCTGTACGTTGGGATCGACAACATTGGCTTCGCCGATGTGCCCCGCCCAGCCCTGGTGTCGGCAACGTTCTCCGACAACAACCTGAAGATCGGCGAGACCTCCACTGTCACCTTCACTTTCAACATGGCGGTGACTGGCTTCACCACTACCGACCTGACCGTGCCCAACGGCAACATCAGCGGCTTGAGCAGCTCCGATGGCGGCCTGACCTGGACAGGCCTGTTCACGCCCAACGCAAGTGTCACCGATCCCGCCAACGTGATTACCGTCAACCTGGCCGGCGTCAATGCCGTCAGTGGTGGACTGGCGGGTACCGGTACTGCCGACTCCAGCAACTACGCAATCGACACCCTGGCTCCCAGCGTAACGTCGGTGACGTCCAGTACCGCCAACGGCACCTACAAGACAGGGGATGTGATCTCCGTACAGGTGAACTTCGGCGAGACCGTCACCGTTGCCGGCACGCCACAGTTGACGCTGGAGACGGGTAGCACTGACCGGGTGGTGAACTACGCAAGCGGCTCCGGCACCAACAGCCTGACCTTCACCTACACGGTGCAGGCAGGCGACAGCGCCGCCGACCTCGACTACATCAGCACCAATGCTCTGGGGCTCAACGGCGGCACTATTCGTGATGCCGCCGGCAACGACGCGATACTGTCCCTGGCCACCCCGGGCACTGCGGGTTCCCTGGGGGCCAACAAGGACATCGTGATCAACTCGGCGCCGGGTATTTCCAACCTCAATGGCGACAGCATGGCCTGGGCTGGGGCCGGAAACACAGTGGTACTGGATGTGGGCGGGAACGCACTGCTCAGCGACACAGAGTTCGGTGCGCTAAACGGTGGCAACGGCAACTGGGTGGGGGCCAGTCTGACGATCCAGCGCAACGGCACAGCGTTGAGCAGCGACATACTGGGGTTCAACACCGTCGGCGCGCTGTTCACCATCAGCGGCAGCAACCTGCAGTCGAACGGGCAGACCTTCGCCGCCTTCACCAATGTGGGCGGCGTACTGACCATCACGTTCACCAGCAGCGTTACAGCAGCGACCACAGCGCTGGTCAACGATGTGGCACAACGGGTTACCTACCGCAATGACACGCCAGCCGGCGACACCACCATCCGCTACAGCCTGAATGACGGCACCAGCACCGTCACCGCCGATGTCGTGGTCACCAGCGACATCATCTACGTCACCAATACCAACGACACGGCAACCATCGACCTCAGCAACGGAGTGAGCTTCAGCGAAGCCGTCGCCATCGCCGCGTTAGATGCCACCGGTAGCCAGACCATAGTCTTCGCCAGCAGCCTGGCCGGCCAGACACTGAACCTCAACACCGTATCGATCAATGAAAGCCTGACCTTCGACATGGATCAGGCCAGCGGCCTGGTGCTCACCGGCGGCACCATCACCCTGGGCGGTGGCACCACGCAGACCTTCACCCATGGCGCCGGCGATACGGCAGCCATCAACAGCATCGTTGCCGGCAGCGGTGCGCTGACCAAGGCCGGGGCCGGTGAACTGAGCCTGTCCGGTGCTGGCAACACCTTCTCCGGCGGCACCAGCATTTCCGCAGGCACCCTGACGGTCAGCGGCGGCAATGCCCTTTCCGATAGCGGCAGTGTGAGCGTGGCGTCCGGCGCCACGCTGGCGTTGTCCGGCAACGAGGCCGTCGGCAACCTGTCCGGCGCCGGCTCGATCAACCTCGGCAACAGCACCTTGAGCACCAACCAGAGCGCCGACACCTCCTTCTCCGGTACGATCAGCGGCAACGGCGGGCTGACCGTCAGCCAGTCCGTCAGTGCCACCTATGCACTGACGCTGTCGGGCAGCAACAGCTACAGCGGCGCCACCACACTGCTCAACTACGGCTGGCTGAAGCTCAACGGCGAGGCCTCGATATCCAACAGCAGTGCCGTGCAGGTCAATGGCAACAGCGTGCTGACCCTGCTTTCGGATCAGACCATCGGCAGCCTGGCCAGCAGTGCCGCCACCGCCAGCATCCAGCTCGGCAGCTATACCCTGAGTGCCGGAGGCGACAACAGCTCCACCACGGTAGCCGGGGTCATCTCCGGCAACGGCGCGCTGATCAAGCAGGGCACTGGCACCCTGACCCTGGCCGGCAACAATACCTATGCAGGCAGCACCACGGTGTCTGCCGGCACCCTGTCGATCGCCAGCGATGCCAACCTGGGTGCCGGCAGCCTGATTCTGGCTGGCAGCACGCTCGATATTTCCGGCGCCACCACCATCGACAATGCCATTACCCTCACCGGCAACAGCAGCATCGGCAACGCCAGCGCCGTCACCCTCAGCAGCGCAATCAGCGGTGCCTACGACCTGAGCAAAACCGGCAGCGGCACCCTGACCCTGTCCGCCAGCAACAGCTACGGCGCCACCTATGTGAATGCCGGCACCCTGAGTGTGAGCAGCGACGCCAACCTGGGCTCGGGTGCGGTCAATCTGGCCGCAGGCACGACGCTGGCGCTCACCGGTGCCACCACCATCGACAACGCCATCATCCTTGGCGGCAATGCCACCCTTGCGGCCTCGGCCAACGCCACGGTGTCCGGCGTGGTCAGCGGGGCGTTCACCCTGACCAAAACCGGCGCCTCGACCCTCACGCTGTCCGGCGCCAACACCTACGGCGCCACCACCGTCAGTGCCGGCACCCTCAGCGTGGCCAGCGACGGCAACCTCGGCAGCGGCGCGCTGACCTTGGGCGCCGGCACGACCCTGGCGGTGACCAGCGCCGCCACCATCGACAACAACATCGCCCTGAGCGGCAGCGCCACGGTGAACACCGGAGCCAATACCACCCTGTCCGGGGTGATCAGTGGCGGCAACAACCTGACCAAGACCGGCGCCAGTACCCTGACCCTGACCGGCAACAACACCTACAGCGGCAGCACCAGCGTCAACACCGGGACCCTGAGCATCGCCAACGACGCCAACCTGGGCGCTGGCAGCCTCAACCTGGCCAACGGCACCACGCTGCAGATCACCGGCAGCACCACCATCGACAATGCTCTGGCCTTGACCGGCGTGGCCACCATCAATGCAGGTGCTGCCGCGACGCTCTCGGGCGTGATTAGCGGCAGCGGCAGCCTGACCAAGAGCGGTAGCGGCAGCCTGACCCTCTCGGCCAGCAATACCAACCTGGGCAACACCACCGTAGCGGCCGGCACCCTGGTGGTGGACGGCAGCACCAACAACGCCACCACGGTGGCCAGCGGTGCGACCCTGGCCGGTAGCGGCACCCTGGGCGGCGATGTCATCGTACAGAGCGGCGGCACCCTGTCTCCGGGTGGCGCGGGCGTCGCCACGCTGACCGTCAACGGCAACCTGACCCTGAACGCGGGCAGCACCCTGGCGCTGGACATCAACGGCGCCAGCGCCGGCACCGGCTACGACCGGGTCGTGGTGAACGGTACCGTCGACGTCTCCGGCGCCACCCTGGCGGTGAGCCACGGCTACGCGGCCGGTAGCGGCGAGAGCTACACGGTGATCGTCAACGACGCGGCCGATGCCGTGACCGGCACCTTCAGCGGCGTCAGCGAGGGCGGCAAGTTCAACGCCGCCGGCAACGGTACCGAGCTGACCACCAGCTACATCGGCGGCAGCGGCAACGACCTGACCCTGACCGCGCCCATCGCCCCGACCGTCACCAGCGTCTCCTCCAGCACGCCCAACGGCACCTACAAGATCGGCGATGTCATCACCGTCACCGTGCGCTTCGATTCGGCGGTAAACGTGACCGGCACCCCGACCCTAACCCTGGAGACCGGCGCCACCGACCGGGTGCTCAACTACGTGTCCGGCTCGGGTACCGACACCCTGAGCTTCAGCTACACTGTGCAGGCCGGGGACAGCTCCGCCGACCTCGACTACACGTCCAGCTCGGCGCTGAGCCTCAATGGCGGCACCATCAAGGACGGCGCCAACCAGAACGCCATCCTCACCCTGGCGGCCCCCGGTGCGGCAGGCTCTTTGGGCGCCAACAAGGCCCTGGTGGTGGACGGCGTGCGCCCGGCGGCCACCAGCATCACCCTCAGCGACTCCAACCTGCGGATCGGCGAGACCGCCACCGTCACCGTGACCTTCAACGAGCGGGTCTCCGGCCTGGATACTGCCGACTTCAGCGTGGCCAACGGCACCCTCAGCGGCCTCAGCAGCAGCGATGGCGGCCTGACATGGACGGCGACCTTCACCCCCAGCGCCAACATCAGCGATGCCACCAACCTGATCATCCTCGACAACACCGGCGTGATGGACCAGGCGGGCAACATCGGCAGCGGCACTACCGATTCGGTCAACTACGCCATCGACACCCAGCGTCCGACGGCCACCATCGTGGTCACCGACAGCGTGCTCAAGGCCGGGCAGACCACCACCGTCACCATCACCTTCAGCGAAGCGGTGACCGGGCTGGGCATCGGCGACTTCCTGGTCGAAAACGGCACCCTCAGTGGGCTCAGCAGCAACGACGGCGGCATCACCTGGACGGCGACCCTGACGCCGAGCGCCAACGTCACCGACACCACCAACCTGATCACCCTGGACAACACCGGCTACACCGATGTCGCCGGAAACGCCGGGACCGGCAGCACCGACTCCAACAACTACGCCATCGACACCCAGCGCCCGACGGCCACCATCGTGGTCACCGACACCGCGCTGAAGGCCGGGCAGGGCACCACCGTCACCATCACCTTCAGCGAGGCGGTGAGCGGGCTGACCACGGCGGACTTCAGCGTGGCCAACGGCAGCCTGAGCGGGCTCAGCTCCGCTGACGGCGGCATCACCTGGACGGCGACCCTGACGCCCAGCGCCAACGTTACCGACCCGACCAACCTAGTCACCCTGGACAACACCGGCTACACCGATGCCGCCGGCAACACCGGCACCGGCACCACCGATTCCAACAACTACGCCATCGACAGCCAGCGCCCAACAGCGAGCATAGCGGTGGGCAACACATCTCTATCCATTGGCGATAGCACGACAGTGACTATCACCTTCAGTGAGGCCGTGACTGGACTGACCATCGCCGACTTCACTGTTGCGAACGGTGCCCTAAGCAACCTGAGCTCGAATGATGGTGGCGTAACCTGGACCGCTACACTGACTCCAAGTGCCGATGTTGCCTCCCCTACCAACCAGATCACTCTGGCTAACACTGGCTACACAGACACGGCAGGCAATACTGGCAGCACCCCCACTGACTCCAATAACTACTCAGTCGATACTCAACGCCCAACCGCGACTATCGTAGTGAACGACACGATACTGGCAGCCGGCAAGACGACGACGGTTACCATTACCTTCAATGAAGCCGTATCCGGCCTGGCTCTCGCTAATTTCGCAGTAGCCAACGGCGTCCTGAGCAACCTAAGCACCTCGGACAACATCACCTGGACAGCGACTCTAACGCCGAACGCCGATACCTCTGACGCCACCAACCTGATCACTCTGAACAACAGCGGTGTGCAAGATCAGGCAGGCAACACTGGCGTCGGCACCACCGACTCCAATAACTACGCCATCGATACTCAGCGCCCAACGGCCACATCCGTGCTTGTTACCGATACGGAGCTGAAAGCTGGCCAAAGCACCACCGTCACCATCACCTTCAGTGAAGCTGTGAGCGGGCTGACCACCACGGACTTCAGCGTGGCCAACGGCATGCTGAGCAACCTCAGCAGCAGCGATGGTGGCTTGACCTGGACGGCGACCCTGACACCTGATGCCAACGTCACCGATGCCACCAACCTCATCACCCTGGACAATACCGGCTACGCCGATGCCGCCGGCAATACCGGCACCGGCATCACCACCTCGAACAACTACACTATCGACACCCAACGGCCGACCGCGACCATCGTGGTGAACGACACCGCGCTGGCAGTTGGTGAAACTACCGCCGTGACCATCACCTTCAACGAAGCCGTGACGGGCCTGAACCTGGCCGACTTCAGCGTGGCCAACGGCACTCTGAGCAATCTGAGCACAACGGACAACATCACCTACACAGCAATCCTGACGCCTAGCGGCAACATTGCCGACAGCAGCAACGTGATCACGCTGAACAATGCCGGCGTGCAGGATGCCGCAGGCAACATCGGTAGCGGCAGCACCAATTCGAACAACTACACCATCGACACCCAGCGCCCGACCGCAACCATCCAGTTGAGCGACGCCGCTCTGGCTGCCGGTGAGACGGCGACTGTAACCATCACCTTCAACGAAGCCGTGACAGGTCTGAGCCTGGCTGACCTCAGCGCAAGCAATGGCACCCTCAGCGGGCTCAGCAGCAACGATGGCGGCATCACCTGGACCGCTATACTGACTCCAGCAGCCAACGTCACTGCGAGCAGCAACCTGATCACCCTGAACAACGCTGGGGTGCAGGACGCAGCAGGCAATACCGGTATTGGCGGCACCCTGTCAGGCAATTACGCCGTAGATACGGTGGTTCCGGTCATTGGCAGTGTCAGCGTACCCGTTAGTGTGCAGTACAACGCTGGCGATACCCTGACCTTCGTGGTCAACGCCAGCGAAGCCGTTCTGGTCAACGGCACGCCAAGGCTGGCACTGGATATCGGCGGTACTACGGTCTTCGCCAACTACATAGCAGGCTCTGGTACCACGACCCTGGTCTTCCAATACAGCGTGCAACCTGGTCTGAACGATGCAGATGGCATCACCGTGACGGGCCTGCAGAGCAATGGCGGCAACCTGCGCGATGCAACTGGCAATGCCATGAACCTGACCCTGAACAACGTCGGCGATACCTCAGGCGTACGCATCGACACCACCGCGCCCACTGCGGCCCTGGCCCTGGATCAAGCAGCCAGCAGCGCAGGCAACGTACGCTACACCCTGACCTTCAGCGAGGACGTAAGCGGTGTCGACTTGTCGGACTTCAGTTTGGTCAGTACAGGCAACGCCCAAGGAACTCTCAGCAGCCTCGTGCAGATCGATGCACGAACCTACCAAATCACCATTAGCAATGTTGTCGGAAGCGGCAGCCTGGCCCTGGCGCTCAACAGCAGCGGAACCGGTATCAGCGATTCGGCGGGTAACGTTCTGATCGGTGGCCTGGTTGGTCAACCTTATACTCAGAACCAGACCGCAGGTGACCCCGAGTTCCTCGCCAACCCAACGCCCAACGCCCCCACCACACCGAGTGCAGCGTCCCAACCCAATGTGCCTAGCGCACCACCCTCCAGCACCACCTCACCCCTGTTCCCGCCACCACTGTTCGAGCAACCGACTCTCGGCGGCGGCATACCCCCGGTGGGCAACATATTCATGAACAACGGCGCGCTGGCGCCCAGCTACATCGCCCAAGTCTTCGCCAGCAGCGACAGCGGTGCTGGCAATGGCAGCGGCATTGGCTTCCTCGGCTTTGGCGGCGGTGATGGCGGGGTGTTCGGCACCAGCAGTTTCTCCAGCATGTTCAGCAAGGAGGTCCCACTGGAATCGGGTGAAATCCAGTTGCGCTGGGGAGGCTCGCCCAGCAATGGCGTGGGCGGGGGAGAAATTCTCGGAGCCCCGACGCTGGGTCAGCAACTGCACGAGATAGGGGAAAGCGAACAGCGCCAGATCAGAGATCTGGCTTGGGCATTCGGACAGATTTCCTTGCAGGCTCCAAATGCGTAA